A genomic region of Candidatus Krumholzibacteriia bacterium contains the following coding sequences:
- a CDS encoding GTP-binding protein has protein sequence MAREKFERTKPHVNVGTIGHVDHGKTTLTAAITKVLART, from the coding sequence ATGGCCAGGGAGAAGTTCGAGAGGACAAAGCCGCACGTAAACGTGGGGACGATTGGTCACGTGGACCACGGCAAGACGACTCTGACGGCGGCGATCACGAAGGTGCTGGCGAGGAC